A part of Gemmatimonas groenlandica genomic DNA contains:
- a CDS encoding MSCRAMM family protein — MIVMTRLRSVTMLVARVASLLVLPLASRHWLYSTALGAILLALPARTTQSQALTEKPATGKLRGVAYDSVRARPLPLATIQLVSATDPSSARELHTDSLGRFSADSLPPGSWIVGATHPWLDSLAVDQLAVQVDVKAKGTTRALIAVPSARALVARVCGEQVARDSSGYVHGLVRRASNLGVGAPGTVRVEWLELTLTKERMERSIEGVEVQSTSDGRYVACGVPLGGALRVRSWTGNDSTGVLDVALAPHGIGRLDLAIGEAQRTTVSIPGETDSSNATAADSMAPMEIEVLRGAGSIQGVIRSVASGSSNPPLANARVTVWGTGLEVRSANNGRFAMSGLPTGSYIVETVAIGYQPVREVVELRADATVTVETRLERLLMLDTVQVRALRRRALGPSIAGFEERRQRGFGKFLGPEELDRRVASQASDLLRMIAGVRIVPGPDGYRVLLRGDFKGSCAPTMFLDGMRILDMGGVNSINSYVSPMEIRAIEVYVSGAATPPEFSNGLSTCGSIVIWTGARR, encoded by the coding sequence ATGATCGTCATGACGCGGCTTCGCTCTGTGACAATGCTGGTGGCGCGCGTGGCGTCGCTTCTCGTCCTGCCGCTGGCTTCCAGGCACTGGCTTTACTCGACCGCACTCGGTGCCATACTGTTGGCGCTACCGGCACGCACTACCCAGAGTCAGGCGCTTACTGAAAAACCGGCCACCGGCAAACTCCGTGGCGTCGCCTACGACAGTGTGCGGGCGCGACCGCTGCCACTGGCCACGATTCAGTTGGTGAGTGCCACCGACCCGAGCAGCGCTCGCGAGCTGCATACTGACAGTCTCGGACGATTCAGCGCCGACAGTTTGCCGCCCGGCTCATGGATTGTGGGCGCCACGCACCCGTGGCTGGACTCACTCGCCGTCGATCAGTTGGCCGTGCAGGTCGATGTGAAGGCGAAAGGCACCACGCGGGCGTTGATCGCCGTGCCGTCGGCGCGCGCGCTCGTGGCCCGCGTCTGCGGAGAGCAGGTGGCGCGCGACTCGTCGGGATACGTACACGGGCTTGTCCGTCGCGCGAGTAACCTGGGTGTCGGTGCTCCAGGCACCGTGCGCGTAGAGTGGCTCGAGCTGACGCTCACGAAGGAGCGGATGGAACGCTCCATCGAGGGCGTGGAAGTACAGTCTACGTCGGACGGACGCTACGTCGCCTGTGGCGTTCCACTTGGCGGCGCACTGCGGGTGCGCAGCTGGACCGGAAACGACTCGACCGGCGTACTGGACGTTGCACTGGCGCCGCATGGCATTGGGCGGCTCGATCTGGCGATCGGCGAGGCGCAACGCACGACGGTCTCGATTCCCGGAGAGACCGATTCATCCAACGCGACGGCAGCCGACTCAATGGCGCCCATGGAGATCGAGGTGCTGCGCGGAGCCGGCAGCATACAGGGCGTGATTCGTTCAGTCGCGAGCGGCAGCAGCAATCCACCGCTGGCCAATGCGCGCGTCACCGTGTGGGGGACTGGACTCGAGGTGCGGAGCGCGAACAATGGCCGATTTGCGATGAGCGGACTGCCCACCGGCAGTTACATCGTGGAAACCGTCGCCATCGGCTATCAGCCGGTGCGCGAGGTGGTCGAGCTGCGTGCTGACGCTACGGTGACCGTCGAGACGCGCCTCGAACGCCTGCTCATGCTCGACACCGTGCAGGTGCGCGCACTACGGCGGCGTGCACTGGGCCCGAGCATTGCTGGATTCGAGGAGCGTCGGCAACGCGGCTTCGGCAAATTTCTCGGACCGGAGGAGCTCGACCGCCGCGTCGCTTCGCAGGCGTCCGACCTGCTCCGCATGATCGCCGGCGTGCGCATCGTGCCCGGCCCCGACGGGTATCGCGTGCTGCTGCGCGGAGATTTCAAAGGCTCGTGCGCGCCGACCATGTTCCTTGATGGCATGCGCATTCTCGACATGGGCGGCGTAAACAGCATCAACTCGTACGTGTCGCCGATGGAGATCCGTGCGATCGAGGTGTACGTGAGTGGCGCCGCGACGCCACCAGAATTCTCGAATGGCTTGAGCACCTGCGGCAGCATCGTGATCTGGACCGGGGCGCGTCGTTAG
- a CDS encoding carboxypeptidase-like regulatory domain-containing protein, with product MRFLPLNVAAMLLLAVGAVRAQSADIVRGRVLDDSSRALVGASVVITRGPDRLVQSTVTDSAGRYSSRFEQGTGDYLVNVASLGFRTARRRIQRLGSERELVADFTMGRDLAMLAAVKVTAAKPVRASATIASPYQAETGASEQWANGVAGRVSVNAAGDLGAMAGTIPGVTLTAGGPTMLGSGVGSNLTTLNGMAIPGGSLPRAARTEMRVTGATFDPTRGGFAGANIDVRLGSGSRDFQNRNAFLTLNAPQLQLTDKVGRSLGLVNGGFRGSVGADGEAITRVLTYNIALDVGRTVSDPSTLLGGDADALRRAGLSPDSARRVLQVANAVGLPLSGGGIPSARQQDNITWLGRIDDIRDSLRTLTLTTYASSNKEGALAFGPLVAPAAGGKQQQRTIGAQFLHSQFMGAGYRTLMQNRLAISSVREQTSPYVNLPGATVLARSSSDAATSDVVALSLGGNPFLAVDDSKWTLEGSNEMVWNAQGTKHRFKTQAWGRVDGLRQEGMPNALGQYTFNSLADFAGNRPSSYSRTLVQPTRSATTYNGAVALAHQWNPTRYFSMLYGARVEMNAFGDAPPTNSALEQALGVTTGLAPARVHLSPRVGFSYTYSRAKDNGNGTNQSPIGVFYRQSLGFIRGGIGEFRDLYKPGMLADAVAGAGIAGSTLSLSCVGASIPVPDWEALSNGSATLPSACADGSGALSERAPSVTLVDRGFDVPRSWRASLNWATNIRKVMVKVDALGSYDLSQPSTLDANFAGVSRFTLPGENSRPIFVSTGAIDPNTGSVSAGESRISNAFGRVALRTSDLRGYGGQITGTIAPDVFRFRPRVQFYTSASYTLQQVRQQYRGFDGGGFGDPRVTEWGTGPNDARHALVVQGGIGLPKIGTITLFGRLQSGLPFTPIVRSDINGDGRANDRAFVPNPATESDASTAAQMRALLSAAPANVRECLEAQQGTVAGRMSCRGSWTQQLNMQIQPRINWRPSGRRITANIVLENPLAGLDQALHGANGLRGWGTRATPDPVLLLPKGFNAATQQFRYDVNPRFGDTRAFRTLSRQPFRVTLDFSVDLSVPYDMQQLRRALEPVRVAKNTWQRRSTDSIAALYLRNTSNVHRMILGESDSLFLTKPQIDALLKADSLYSAKVRVIYKALGDFLAVQPEGVAGKAALDSVQATTKLYWPIFWSQVDIMDTIVTPQQKALLPFLQRMSEVSAEDRKNSQWQFGNPVPLVHNRPRVAGEANGPTQMQINRGGD from the coding sequence ATGAGATTCCTTCCCCTCAATGTCGCAGCGATGCTGCTGCTCGCGGTCGGCGCCGTGCGCGCCCAGAGTGCCGACATCGTCCGTGGCCGCGTGCTGGACGACTCCAGCCGCGCCCTCGTCGGCGCTTCCGTGGTGATCACGCGCGGCCCCGACCGCCTGGTGCAGAGTACGGTTACCGATTCTGCTGGCCGGTATAGCAGCCGGTTCGAACAGGGCACCGGCGACTATCTGGTGAACGTCGCATCGCTCGGCTTCCGCACGGCCCGGCGTCGCATTCAGCGACTCGGCAGTGAACGCGAGCTGGTGGCCGATTTCACCATGGGACGTGACCTGGCCATGCTGGCCGCGGTGAAAGTGACGGCCGCCAAACCTGTGCGCGCCAGCGCGACCATTGCGTCACCCTATCAGGCCGAAACGGGAGCCAGCGAGCAGTGGGCCAATGGCGTCGCCGGTCGGGTCAGCGTGAACGCCGCGGGCGATCTGGGGGCGATGGCCGGCACAATCCCCGGTGTCACGCTCACCGCCGGCGGACCGACCATGCTCGGGTCGGGCGTGGGATCGAATCTGACCACGCTGAACGGCATGGCGATTCCCGGTGGCTCGTTGCCACGGGCTGCACGCACCGAGATGCGCGTCACCGGCGCGACCTTCGATCCCACACGCGGTGGTTTCGCCGGCGCCAACATCGATGTGCGACTGGGCTCAGGCTCCCGCGACTTTCAGAATCGTAACGCGTTTCTCACGCTCAACGCGCCGCAGCTGCAGCTCACGGATAAGGTGGGTCGTTCGCTGGGCCTCGTGAACGGCGGATTCCGCGGGAGCGTCGGTGCCGATGGCGAAGCGATCACCCGCGTGCTCACGTACAACATCGCACTCGATGTGGGCCGCACGGTGAGCGATCCGTCCACGTTGCTGGGAGGCGACGCCGATGCGCTGCGACGCGCCGGCCTTTCGCCCGACTCCGCGCGACGTGTGTTGCAAGTGGCCAATGCGGTTGGCCTGCCGTTGTCGGGCGGCGGCATTCCCAGCGCGCGACAGCAGGACAACATCACGTGGCTCGGTCGCATCGATGACATCCGCGATTCGCTCCGCACGCTCACGCTGACCACGTACGCGTCGAGCAACAAGGAAGGTGCGCTGGCCTTCGGTCCGCTCGTGGCGCCGGCCGCCGGTGGCAAACAGCAGCAGCGCACCATCGGCGCACAGTTCCTGCACAGCCAATTCATGGGCGCTGGTTACCGCACGCTCATGCAGAACCGCCTGGCCATCAGCTCCGTGCGCGAGCAGACATCGCCGTACGTGAACCTTCCCGGTGCCACGGTGCTGGCCCGTTCCAGCTCCGATGCGGCCACCAGCGATGTCGTCGCGCTTTCACTGGGCGGCAATCCGTTTCTCGCCGTCGACGACAGCAAGTGGACGCTGGAAGGCTCCAACGAGATGGTGTGGAATGCGCAGGGCACCAAGCACCGCTTCAAGACGCAGGCGTGGGGACGCGTTGATGGTCTGCGACAGGAAGGGATGCCCAACGCACTCGGGCAGTACACGTTCAACTCGCTGGCCGATTTCGCCGGCAATCGTCCGTCCTCGTACTCGCGCACCTTGGTACAGCCCACGCGCAGTGCCACCACCTACAATGGCGCGGTCGCACTGGCGCATCAGTGGAATCCGACGCGCTACTTCAGCATGCTGTACGGCGCGCGCGTCGAGATGAACGCGTTCGGCGATGCGCCGCCCACCAACAGCGCGCTCGAGCAGGCACTCGGCGTCACTACCGGCCTCGCGCCGGCGCGCGTGCACCTGTCGCCGCGCGTGGGCTTCTCTTACACCTACTCACGCGCCAAGGACAACGGCAACGGCACGAATCAGAGCCCGATTGGCGTATTCTACCGGCAGAGTCTCGGCTTCATTCGCGGCGGTATCGGCGAGTTCCGCGACCTGTACAAGCCGGGCATGCTGGCCGATGCCGTCGCTGGCGCCGGCATTGCCGGCAGCACGCTGTCGCTGTCATGCGTGGGCGCGTCGATTCCCGTGCCCGACTGGGAGGCCCTGTCGAACGGATCGGCGACGCTGCCCAGCGCCTGTGCCGACGGCTCCGGGGCGCTCTCCGAACGCGCGCCGAGCGTCACGCTGGTGGATCGCGGGTTCGATGTGCCGCGCAGTTGGCGCGCGTCGTTGAACTGGGCCACCAACATCCGGAAGGTGATGGTGAAAGTGGACGCGCTCGGCTCGTACGATCTCTCGCAACCCAGCACGCTCGACGCCAACTTCGCCGGTGTGTCGCGTTTCACACTGCCGGGCGAGAACAGCCGCCCGATATTCGTGAGCACCGGGGCGATCGATCCCAACACGGGCTCGGTGTCAGCGGGTGAGTCGCGCATCAGCAACGCCTTCGGACGCGTGGCGCTGCGCACCAGCGACCTGCGCGGCTACGGTGGACAGATCACCGGGACGATCGCCCCCGATGTGTTCCGCTTCCGTCCACGCGTGCAGTTCTACACGTCGGCATCATACACGCTGCAGCAGGTGCGTCAGCAGTATCGCGGATTCGACGGCGGTGGCTTTGGTGACCCGCGCGTGACGGAATGGGGCACCGGCCCGAACGACGCACGGCACGCGCTGGTGGTTCAAGGTGGTATCGGGCTCCCCAAGATCGGTACGATTACGCTGTTCGGCCGACTGCAGTCGGGATTGCCGTTCACCCCGATCGTACGCAGTGACATCAACGGCGACGGGCGCGCCAATGACCGCGCCTTCGTGCCCAATCCCGCGACCGAGAGTGACGCGAGCACGGCGGCGCAGATGCGCGCGCTGCTGTCGGCCGCTCCCGCCAATGTGCGCGAATGTCTCGAGGCACAGCAGGGCACCGTGGCCGGTCGTATGAGCTGCCGTGGCTCGTGGACGCAGCAGCTCAACATGCAGATTCAGCCGCGCATCAACTGGCGTCCGTCGGGACGACGCATCACGGCCAACATCGTGCTCGAGAACCCGCTGGCCGGACTCGATCAGGCGTTGCACGGCGCGAATGGACTCCGCGGCTGGGGCACGCGGGCGACGCCCGATCCGGTATTGCTGCTGCCCAAGGGCTTCAACGCGGCCACGCAGCAGTTCCGCTACGACGTGAATCCGCGCTTCGGTGACACCCGTGCCTTTCGCACGCTGTCGCGGCAGCCGTTCCGCGTCACGCTCGACTTCTCGGTCGATCTGTCCGTGCCGTACGACATGCAGCAATTGCGACGGGCCCTGGAGCCGGTGCGCGTGGCCAAGAACACGTGGCAGCGTCGCAGCACCGACTCGATCGCCGCGCTCTATCTGCGCAACACGTCGAACGTACATCGCATGATCCTGGGCGAGAGCGACTCCTTGTTTCTCACCAAGCCGCAGATCGACGCCTTGTTGAAGGCCGACTCACTGTACTCCGCCAAGGTCCGCGTCATCTACAAGGCGCTCGGCGACTTCCTCGCCGTGCAACCCGAAGGGGTGGCAGGCAAGGCGGCGCTCGACAGCGTACAAGCCACCACCAAGTTGTACTGGCCGATCTTCTGGTCGCAGGTAGACATCATGGACACCATCGTCACGCCACAACAGAAGGCGCTGCTCCCCTTCCTGCAGCGCATGTCGGAAGTATCCGCCGAAGATCGCAAGAATTCGCAGTGGCAATTCGGCAATCCGGTGCCGCTGGTGCACAATCGCCCGCGCGTGGCGGGCGAGGCGAACGGACCGACGCAGATGCAGATCAACCGGGGTGGCGACTAA
- a CDS encoding DUF1345 domain-containing protein, with protein sequence MHEESTIGTGVRDRVAHMRAGTRIAWALAVSVVTLALLPPRLTIELRAVAAWDAFAATALLSTWFTILTLRPAQIHASARREDPSRAASLVLVLMGAGASLLAVLLLLKASAQLDAILLALSAVALAWTLIHTVFTVRYAHLYHDGSPTAVAEEGPLDFPGAEGLPDYLDFAYFAFVVGMTAQTSDVSIRGRRIRRTALLHGVISWVFNTAVVALLISVLGSVIGA encoded by the coding sequence GTGCACGAGGAGTCGACGATCGGAACGGGCGTGCGGGATCGTGTCGCCCACATGCGGGCGGGTACGCGCATCGCGTGGGCACTGGCCGTGAGCGTGGTCACGCTGGCGCTGCTGCCGCCGCGGTTGACGATCGAGCTGCGCGCGGTGGCGGCATGGGATGCCTTCGCCGCTACCGCCTTGCTGTCCACCTGGTTCACGATTCTCACGCTGCGACCGGCGCAGATTCACGCCTCGGCCCGGCGCGAGGACCCGAGTCGCGCCGCCTCGCTCGTGCTGGTGCTGATGGGCGCCGGAGCCTCGCTGCTGGCGGTGTTGCTGCTCTTGAAGGCCAGCGCGCAGTTGGATGCCATCCTGCTGGCGCTGTCGGCCGTTGCATTGGCGTGGACGTTGATTCACACGGTGTTCACGGTGCGCTACGCGCATCTGTATCACGATGGATCACCCACAGCTGTGGCCGAGGAGGGACCGCTCGACTTCCCGGGCGCGGAGGGCCTGCCCGACTATCTCGACTTCGCCTACTTCGCGTTCGTGGTGGGCATGACCGCGCAAACGTCCGACGTCTCGATTCGCGGTCGGCGTATCCGTCGCACGGCGCTCCTGCACGGCGTCATTTCCTGGGTGTTCAACACCGCTGTCGTGGCGCTGCTGATCAGCGTGCTAGGATCGGTGATTGGTGCATAG
- a CDS encoding NAD(P)/FAD-dependent oxidoreductase, whose translation MPHTPLPANGMREIIDDVVVVGTGISGALVAHALIEAGRSVTMLDRRPPMTGSTLASTALLQFEIDLPLHRLARQVGWPRARRAYQRSVRAVQDLTALVRREGIRCAFGARESLYLAGDAYGARALAVEVDAREKAGVPGEFLPASEVRSRYGIARTGAIVSAGSATADPAQLTAGVLRRIVSRSGRIWSGVNVTGVDSSLHGVELSTEQGQRVFANQVVFCTGYETPTHVPTRDHRIHSTWAVASAPNAAFPAWLARTVVWEASDPYLYLRTTADGRLIAGGHDEEAASAYTVTHRIAAKARAIQHDVHALLPDTRFRVSHAWGGAFGESTTALPLIDRLPDTRHTWVVAGFGGNGITYSMIAAQVIAAALQGARDPDAGLFILR comes from the coding sequence GTGCCGCATACGCCGCTGCCGGCGAACGGCATGCGGGAGATTATCGACGATGTCGTGGTGGTCGGCACCGGCATCAGCGGCGCGCTCGTGGCACACGCGTTGATCGAGGCCGGACGCTCGGTGACGATGCTCGATCGACGACCGCCGATGACGGGTAGCACGCTGGCATCGACGGCCTTGCTGCAATTCGAGATCGATCTGCCGTTGCACCGACTGGCGCGACAGGTCGGCTGGCCGCGCGCGCGCCGCGCCTACCAGCGATCGGTGCGGGCGGTGCAGGATCTGACGGCGCTCGTGCGCCGCGAGGGGATTCGTTGTGCGTTCGGCGCCCGGGAGAGTCTGTATCTTGCCGGCGACGCGTATGGCGCCCGCGCGCTGGCGGTCGAAGTCGACGCGCGCGAGAAGGCGGGAGTCCCCGGTGAGTTTCTACCGGCCAGCGAGGTGCGTTCTCGCTACGGGATCGCGCGAACCGGCGCGATCGTGAGCGCGGGGTCGGCCACCGCCGATCCTGCGCAACTCACCGCTGGCGTGCTGCGACGTATCGTGTCGCGCAGCGGGCGGATCTGGTCGGGCGTGAACGTTACCGGCGTCGACAGCAGCCTACACGGCGTGGAGCTGTCTACCGAGCAGGGCCAACGGGTGTTCGCCAATCAGGTGGTGTTCTGCACGGGATACGAAACCCCTACGCACGTACCCACGCGTGATCATCGCATCCATTCCACCTGGGCCGTGGCGAGCGCACCGAACGCGGCATTCCCGGCGTGGCTGGCGCGCACGGTGGTGTGGGAGGCCTCTGATCCGTATCTGTACCTGCGCACGACCGCCGACGGCCGACTGATTGCCGGCGGACATGACGAGGAAGCGGCGAGCGCTTACACGGTGACGCATCGTATTGCGGCGAAGGCGCGCGCGATTCAACACGACGTCCACGCGCTGCTGCCCGACACCAGATTCCGTGTGAGTCACGCGTGGGGTGGTGCCTTCGGCGAGTCCACCACGGCGTTGCCGCTGATTGACCGATTGCCCGACACGCGACACACCTGGGTGGTCGCGGGCTTCGGCGGCAACGGCATCACCTACAGCATGATCGCGGCGCAGGTGATCGCGGCCGCCCTTCAGGGCGCGCGCGATCCTGATGCCGGGTTGTTCATCCTGCGCTGA
- a CDS encoding BLUF domain-containing protein encodes MVWNMMSGFEQSDRGSNPSAERPLMTLTYRSRATSPMSETQLGELQHAAASRNHREGITGLMVYNDDRFFQWLEGPPASIARVWSSISRDQRHADIEAISVHSAPSRLFGKWNLKLSTGPADAVLDSVHAENATSTNVAAERLAALAIATEPNDARLLLNAAYAEFRSMSALTELLIEPAARRLGDLWAADDCGEYEVTLGLCRLQTFVREIAVDSVQQQIAQPLVVLVAPLPGEIHMLGASLDAEALWQAGHDTRIRFPSTEQALKQIVATNWFDAIDLSLSPAFTREHRAGQMTQIIDSVRHASKNPALVVVAGGRAFYDRRISGADVHADASSTSAAHLPDDVARARGARA; translated from the coding sequence ATGGTTTGGAACATGATGTCGGGATTCGAGCAGTCCGACCGCGGAAGCAACCCGTCCGCCGAGCGTCCGCTCATGACGCTGACCTACCGGAGTCGGGCGACTTCTCCGATGTCCGAAACGCAGCTCGGCGAGTTGCAGCACGCAGCCGCCAGTCGGAATCATCGCGAAGGGATCACGGGCCTCATGGTCTATAACGACGATCGCTTCTTCCAGTGGCTCGAGGGACCGCCCGCCAGCATCGCGCGTGTGTGGTCGTCGATCAGCCGCGACCAGCGGCACGCGGACATCGAAGCGATCTCCGTGCACTCGGCGCCTTCGCGCCTGTTTGGAAAGTGGAATCTCAAGCTGTCGACGGGCCCGGCGGATGCAGTGCTCGACAGCGTTCACGCTGAAAACGCGACCTCCACTAACGTGGCCGCTGAGCGACTCGCCGCTCTCGCCATCGCCACCGAGCCGAACGACGCGCGTCTCCTGCTCAACGCGGCCTACGCTGAGTTCCGGTCGATGTCCGCCTTGACCGAATTGCTGATCGAGCCCGCCGCACGACGTCTCGGGGATTTGTGGGCCGCCGACGACTGCGGCGAGTACGAAGTGACGCTCGGCCTCTGCCGCTTGCAGACCTTTGTCCGGGAGATCGCGGTCGATAGCGTCCAGCAGCAAATCGCACAACCACTGGTGGTGCTGGTCGCGCCACTGCCTGGTGAGATCCACATGCTCGGCGCGTCACTCGACGCCGAGGCACTCTGGCAGGCCGGACACGACACCCGCATTCGCTTTCCCTCCACCGAGCAGGCGCTCAAGCAGATTGTCGCGACCAACTGGTTCGATGCGATCGATCTGTCGCTCAGTCCGGCCTTCACGCGCGAGCATCGCGCTGGTCAGATGACGCAGATCATCGACTCGGTGCGTCACGCCTCGAAGAACCCGGCCTTGGTCGTGGTCGCTGGTGGACGTGCGTTCTACGACCGTAGGATATCCGGCGCCGACGTGCATGCCGATGCGAGCTCGACGTCGGCCGCGCACTTGCCCGACGATGTCGCCCGCGCCCGCGGAGCGCGCGCGTAG